Proteins from a genomic interval of Arachis hypogaea cultivar Tifrunner chromosome 10, arahy.Tifrunner.gnm2.J5K5, whole genome shotgun sequence:
- the LOC112715834 gene encoding uncharacterized protein has product MEQSKEKNAPWLSVPQFGDWDQKGGVPDYSLDFSKIREMRKQNKTNLSRASLGNEEELVASTTTTTNASHTEPEPVHQHPHYHQTNSPTARRSFLSYFNCCVKA; this is encoded by the exons ATGGAGCAAAGTAAAGAG AAAAATGCTCCTTGGTTATCAGTGCCACAATTTGGGGACTGGGATCAAAAGGGTGGAGTGCCTGACTACTCACTAGATTTCTCAAAAATCAGGGAAATGAGGAAACAAAACAAGACAAATCTTTCAAGGGCAAGTCTTGGAAACGAAGAAGAGCTCGTGGCTTCAACCACTACCACTACAAACGCAAGCCACACTGAGCCTGAGCCTGTACACCAGCACCCCCATTATCACCAGACAAACTCTCCAACG GCAAGGAGGAGCTTCCTCAGCTACTTCAACTGCTGTGTAAAAGCATGA